A single window of Leptospira semungkisensis DNA harbors:
- the prfB gene encoding peptide chain release factor 2, translating into MEVRNAKELKRLSKELQENFLNRWKLLNLDKDQDQLKSFNDRIAEPSFWDNPDQAKSISQRKTELERKLDPWISIRRDILDFPDLVELTFDEKGEAGVDELSTEYQRLKTEFERLELLGALNEPEDMKPAFLNIHPGAGGTESQDWAEMLFRMYMKYFDKKGYQYSVVDFQEGDGAGIKNATIHVIGDFAYGFMKCENGVHRLVRISPFDANKRRHTSFVSVHVSPELDDDIDIKIEDKDIRVDVYRSSGAGGQHVNTTDSAVRITHIPSGIVVACQNERSQIKNRDTAFKMLKARLYELEQERLKDDLEKKSGEKKDIAWGNQIRSYVFHPYNMVKDHRTDHETGNVQAVMDGDIEPFIMAYLKTL; encoded by the coding sequence ATGGAAGTCAGAAACGCCAAGGAACTGAAGCGCCTCTCCAAAGAATTACAAGAGAACTTTTTAAATCGATGGAAACTCCTCAATCTTGATAAGGATCAGGACCAACTTAAATCCTTTAACGATCGTATCGCGGAACCAAGCTTCTGGGATAATCCGGACCAAGCAAAATCCATCAGCCAAAGAAAGACTGAACTCGAAAGAAAATTAGATCCTTGGATCTCTATTCGTCGAGATATATTAGACTTTCCTGATCTAGTAGAGCTTACCTTTGATGAGAAAGGAGAAGCTGGAGTAGACGAGCTCAGCACCGAATACCAAAGATTAAAAACCGAATTCGAGAGACTAGAACTCTTGGGAGCTCTAAACGAGCCCGAAGATATGAAGCCTGCCTTCTTAAATATCCATCCAGGAGCAGGCGGAACCGAAAGCCAAGACTGGGCAGAGATGCTCTTCCGTATGTACATGAAGTACTTCGATAAGAAAGGATACCAATACAGCGTAGTTGACTTTCAAGAAGGCGACGGAGCCGGGATCAAGAATGCGACCATTCATGTAATCGGTGATTTCGCATACGGATTCATGAAATGCGAGAATGGAGTTCATAGACTCGTGCGTATTTCTCCTTTCGACGCGAACAAGCGTAGACATACTTCCTTTGTATCCGTTCATGTGAGTCCTGAATTGGATGATGATATCGATATCAAGATAGAAGATAAGGATATCAGAGTGGATGTGTATCGTTCTTCCGGTGCAGGCGGTCAGCACGTTAACACTACAGACTCTGCCGTACGGATCACTCATATTCCTTCCGGAATAGTTGTAGCGTGCCAAAATGAAAGATCCCAGATCAAGAACAGGGACACTGCGTTCAAAATGCTAAAGGCCAGATTGTACGAGCTAGAGCAAGAAAGGCTGAAAGATGATCTAGAAAAGAAATCGGGAGAGAAGAAGGACATAGCCTGGGGAAACCAGATCCGTTCTTACGTATTCCATCCTTATAATATGGTCAAGGATCATCGCACGGATCATGAAACTGGGAACGTGCAAGCAGTTATGGACGGGGATATAGAACCGTTCATCATGGCTTACTTAAAAACTTTATAA